The following are from one region of the Streptomyces decoyicus genome:
- the mraY gene encoding phospho-N-acetylmuramoyl-pentapeptide-transferase — MKQILFSGMIGLFLTLIGTPVLIKLLAKKGYGQFIRDDGPRDHHSKRGTPTMGGIAFILATIIAYVLTKVITSSDPTFSGVLVLFLMAGMGLVGFLDDYIKIVKQRSLGLRAKAKMAGQLIVGIAFAVLSLQFADLRGQTPASDRLSFTQDFGWQIGPVIFVIWALFMILAMSNGVNLTDGLDGLATGASVMVFGAYTFIGIWQHQESCANQITAGPGCYEVRDPLDLAVVASALMGACFGFLWWNTSPAKIFMGDTGSLALGGALAGLAICSRTELLLAILGGLFVLITMSVVIQVGSFRLTGKRVFRMAPLQHHFELKGWSEVLVVVRFWIIQGMCVIVGLGIFYGGWQAAK, encoded by the coding sequence ATGAAGCAGATCCTCTTCTCCGGAATGATCGGGCTCTTCCTGACCTTGATCGGCACTCCGGTGCTGATCAAGCTGCTGGCCAAAAAGGGATACGGGCAGTTCATCCGTGATGACGGCCCGCGTGATCACCACAGCAAGCGCGGTACGCCCACCATGGGTGGTATCGCCTTCATCCTGGCCACGATCATCGCCTATGTGCTGACCAAGGTCATCACGAGCAGCGACCCCACCTTCTCCGGTGTGCTGGTGCTGTTCCTGATGGCGGGCATGGGCCTGGTCGGCTTCCTCGACGACTACATCAAGATCGTCAAGCAGCGTTCGCTGGGCCTGCGGGCCAAGGCCAAGATGGCCGGCCAGCTGATCGTCGGTATCGCCTTCGCGGTGCTGTCGCTCCAGTTCGCCGACCTGCGAGGACAGACCCCGGCCTCCGACCGGCTCTCCTTCACCCAGGACTTCGGCTGGCAGATCGGCCCGGTGATCTTTGTGATCTGGGCGCTGTTCATGATCCTGGCGATGTCCAACGGCGTGAACCTCACCGACGGCCTCGACGGCCTGGCCACCGGCGCCTCGGTGATGGTCTTCGGCGCGTACACGTTCATCGGCATCTGGCAGCACCAGGAGTCGTGCGCCAACCAGATCACCGCGGGACCGGGCTGTTACGAGGTCCGCGATCCACTCGACCTCGCCGTCGTCGCCTCGGCACTGATGGGCGCCTGCTTCGGCTTCCTGTGGTGGAACACCTCGCCCGCCAAGATCTTCATGGGGGACACCGGTTCGCTGGCCCTGGGCGGCGCGCTGGCCGGTCTGGCCATCTGCTCCCGTACGGAGCTGCTGCTGGCCATCCTCGGCGGTCTCTTCGTCCTGATCACCATGTCCGTGGTCATCCAGGTCGGCTCGTTCCGGCTCACCGGTAAGCGGGTCTTCCGGATGGCGCCACTCCAGCACCACTTCGAACTCAAGGGGTGGTCGGAAGTCCTTGTGGTGGTCAGATTCTGGATCATCCAGGGCATGTGCGTGATCGTCGGACTCGGCATCTTCTACGGCGGCTGGCAGGCGGCCAAGTGA
- a CDS encoding UDP-N-acetylmuramoyl-tripeptide--D-alanyl-D-alanine ligase, with amino-acid sequence MISLSLAEIASIVGGRQHDIPDDGRRVTGPVVADSRAVRPGALFVAFAGERADGHDFASGAVEAGAVAVLAARPIGVPAIVVDDVIAALGALARAVVGRLGTTVVGLTGSAGKTSTKDLIAQLLQRKGPTVWPEGNLNNEIGLPLTALRADETTRHLVLEMGARGVGHIRYLAGLTPPSIGVVLNVGSAHIGEFGGREQIALAKGELIEELPPAEDGGVAVLNADDPYVRAMVPRTKARTLLFGEAEDAAVRAENVRLTELGQPAFTLHTPSGCSDVTMRLYGEHHVSNALAAAAVAHELGMPADEIATALSEAGTLSRWRMEVTERADGVRVVNDAYNANPESMRAALRALVAMGAAAKAEGGRTWAVLGEMAELGEESLAEHDAVGRLVVRLNVSKLVAVGGREAAWLDMGAKNEGSWGEESVHVSDARAAVDLLRSELQPGDVVLVKASRSVGLERVAAALLDDAGLQGGAASR; translated from the coding sequence GTGATCTCCCTGTCCCTCGCCGAGATCGCGAGCATCGTCGGCGGCCGGCAGCACGACATACCGGACGACGGCCGCCGGGTGACCGGACCGGTCGTGGCGGACTCCCGCGCGGTGCGCCCCGGCGCCCTGTTCGTGGCCTTCGCCGGTGAACGTGCCGACGGCCACGACTTCGCGTCCGGCGCCGTCGAGGCAGGCGCGGTCGCCGTACTGGCCGCCCGCCCCATCGGCGTCCCCGCGATCGTCGTCGACGACGTGATCGCCGCGCTCGGCGCGCTCGCCCGCGCCGTCGTCGGACGTCTGGGCACCACCGTCGTCGGTCTCACCGGCTCGGCCGGCAAGACCAGCACCAAGGACCTGATCGCCCAGCTGTTGCAGCGCAAAGGCCCGACGGTCTGGCCGGAGGGCAACCTCAACAACGAGATCGGGCTGCCGCTGACCGCGCTGCGCGCCGACGAAACCACCCGCCATCTCGTCCTGGAGATGGGTGCCCGCGGCGTCGGCCACATCCGCTACCTCGCCGGGCTGACCCCGCCGAGCATCGGTGTGGTGCTGAACGTCGGCAGCGCGCACATCGGAGAGTTCGGCGGCCGCGAGCAGATCGCCCTGGCAAAGGGCGAACTCATCGAGGAGTTGCCCCCGGCCGAGGACGGCGGGGTGGCGGTGCTCAACGCCGACGACCCGTACGTGCGCGCCATGGTTCCCCGCACAAAGGCCCGCACACTGCTGTTCGGTGAGGCCGAGGACGCCGCCGTACGTGCCGAGAATGTCCGGCTCACGGAGCTGGGACAGCCTGCCTTCACGCTTCACACACCCTCCGGGTGCAGTGATGTGACCATGCGGCTGTACGGTGAGCACCACGTGTCGAACGCGCTCGCCGCGGCCGCCGTCGCCCATGAGTTGGGCATGCCCGCAGACGAGATCGCCACCGCGCTCTCCGAAGCCGGCACGCTCTCCCGCTGGCGTATGGAGGTCACCGAGCGCGCGGACGGCGTGAGGGTCGTCAACGACGCCTACAACGCGAACCCCGAGTCCATGCGAGCGGCGCTGCGAGCGCTGGTCGCCATGGGCGCAGCCGCCAAGGCGGAGGGCGGTCGTACGTGGGCGGTGCTCGGTGAGATGGCCGAGCTCGGCGAGGAGTCGCTCGCCGAACACGACGCGGTCGGGCGGCTGGTCGTCCGGCTCAACGTCAGCAAGCTCGTGGCAGTCGGCGGCAGGGAAGCGGCCTGGCTCGACATGGGCGCCAAGAACGAGGGTTCGTGGGGTGAGGAGTCGGTGCACGTGTCCGACGCGCGGGCGGCGGTCGACCTGTTGCGCAGCGAGCTGCAACCGGGAGACGTCGTGCTGGTGAAGGCGTCCAGGTCGGTGGGGCTGGAGCGGGTTGCCGCAGCATTGCTGGACGACGCGGGCCTCCAGGGCGGAGCCGCGTCCCGATGA
- the murD gene encoding UDP-N-acetylmuramoyl-L-alanine--D-glutamate ligase, translated as MTTPSPADFAGQHITVAGLGVSGISAARALAGLGAHVTVVDGGDSEKQQAAARELEAEGITVRLGDGATLPAGTDLVVTSPGWKPDSPLFAAAAAAGVDVVGDVEIAWRLREAPSGQPAAAWLGVTGTNGKTTTVRMLASILAAEGLHTTAVGNIGTPIIDVVLGQGKDGERPYDVLAVELSSYQLHWAPSLRAHSAAVLNLAPDHLDWHGSMQAYAADKGRIYEGNTVACVYNVADKATEDLVRAADVEEGCRAIGFTLGTPGPSQLGVVEGILVDRAFVENRQQQAQELAEVSDIAPGSGTPAPHNIANALAAAALARAFGVRPAAVRDGLRAFHPEAHRIQHIADLGGVTYIDDSKATNTHAAEASLAAYEHIVWIAGGLAKGATFDELVQKSAARLRGVVLIGADRALIREALARHAPDVPVVDLDRTDTGAMPEAVREATRLAEPGDTVLLAPACASMDMFVNYNKRGEAFADAVGELTARDH; from the coding sequence GTGACCACCCCGAGCCCGGCGGACTTCGCCGGTCAGCACATCACCGTCGCCGGCCTGGGCGTGAGCGGCATCAGTGCCGCTCGCGCGCTGGCCGGCCTCGGCGCCCACGTCACCGTCGTGGACGGCGGCGACAGCGAGAAGCAGCAGGCCGCCGCGCGTGAGCTGGAAGCGGAAGGGATCACCGTCCGCCTCGGCGACGGCGCGACCCTTCCCGCGGGCACGGACCTCGTCGTCACCTCGCCCGGCTGGAAGCCGGACAGCCCGCTGTTCGCGGCGGCCGCCGCGGCCGGGGTGGACGTGGTCGGCGATGTCGAGATCGCCTGGCGGCTGCGGGAAGCCCCCTCGGGACAACCGGCAGCCGCCTGGCTCGGGGTCACCGGCACCAACGGCAAGACCACCACGGTGCGGATGCTGGCCTCGATCCTGGCCGCCGAAGGGCTGCACACCACGGCCGTCGGCAACATCGGCACCCCGATCATCGATGTCGTCCTCGGCCAGGGCAAGGACGGCGAGCGCCCCTACGACGTGCTCGCCGTCGAGCTCTCCAGCTACCAGCTGCACTGGGCGCCCTCGCTGCGCGCCCACTCCGCCGCGGTCCTCAACCTCGCCCCCGACCACCTCGACTGGCACGGCTCCATGCAGGCGTACGCCGCCGACAAGGGCCGGATCTACGAGGGCAACACCGTCGCCTGCGTCTACAACGTGGCCGACAAGGCGACCGAGGACCTGGTGCGGGCGGCCGACGTCGAAGAGGGCTGCCGCGCCATCGGCTTCACCCTCGGGACGCCCGGCCCCTCCCAACTCGGCGTCGTCGAGGGCATCCTCGTCGACCGTGCCTTCGTGGAGAACCGCCAGCAGCAGGCCCAGGAGCTCGCCGAGGTCTCCGACATCGCGCCCGGCTCCGGGACCCCCGCCCCGCACAACATCGCCAACGCCCTCGCGGCGGCGGCGCTGGCCCGTGCCTTCGGGGTCCGTCCCGCCGCCGTACGCGACGGACTGCGTGCCTTCCACCCGGAGGCCCACCGCATCCAGCACATCGCGGACCTCGGGGGCGTCACCTACATCGACGACTCCAAGGCCACCAACACCCACGCCGCCGAGGCGTCGTTGGCGGCGTACGAGCACATCGTGTGGATCGCCGGCGGACTCGCCAAGGGCGCGACCTTCGACGAGCTGGTGCAGAAGTCGGCGGCCCGGCTGCGCGGTGTGGTGCTGATCGGTGCCGATCGGGCGCTGATTCGCGAAGCCCTGGCGCGACACGCCCCCGATGTCCCGGTGGTCGACCTCGACCGGACCGACACTGGGGCGATGCCTGAGGCGGTCCGGGAAGCGACCCGCCTGGCCGAGCCCGGCGACACCGTCCTGCTGGCTCCGGCCTGTGCCTCGATGGACATGTTCGTCAATTACAACAAGCGGGGCGAGGCCTTCGCCGACGCGGTCGGTGAGCTGACCGCACGGGATCACTAG